A stretch of Desulfotalea psychrophila LSv54 DNA encodes these proteins:
- a CDS encoding rubredoxin-like domain-containing protein: MKRWKCSVCGYVHTGDVPPEKCPLCGVAKEKFVEIAAEKLSRQEKVSGRVGQNFWIRQILKHHLHPMLVHFPNGLLPVSLLFLALVYLFGGTQLQYAAFFNLIAVLIVLPAVMFTGYVEWQSRYRGARTLLFKIKIAASITVLTSLVILVLWRFVNPEVMAVGSSQRHLYFALAAFMVAAVALAGHLGGTLVHRGRD; the protein is encoded by the coding sequence ATGAAACGTTGGAAATGTAGCGTTTGCGGTTATGTGCATACTGGGGATGTCCCTCCCGAAAAATGTCCTCTGTGTGGTGTTGCAAAAGAAAAATTTGTAGAGATCGCGGCAGAGAAATTATCCCGACAAGAGAAAGTTAGCGGCAGGGTGGGGCAAAATTTTTGGATTAGACAGATCCTGAAGCACCATCTTCATCCTATGTTGGTTCATTTTCCCAATGGTCTTTTGCCCGTCTCTTTGCTTTTTCTTGCCCTAGTCTATCTGTTTGGCGGCACCCAACTTCAATATGCAGCTTTTTTTAACCTGATTGCTGTGCTTATAGTTCTCCCTGCCGTGATGTTTACAGGTTATGTGGAGTGGCAATCAAGGTATCGGGGGGCCCGGACCCTTCTCTTTAAGATAAAGATAGCTGCATCCATAACAGTGCTTACCAGTTTGGTTATTCTTGTCCTCTGGCGTTTTGTTAATCCTGAGGTGATGGCTGTGGGCTCTTCGCAACGACATCTCTACTTTGCCCTTGCGGCGTTTATGGTTGCTGCGGTGGCACTTGCCGGTCATCTTGGTGGCACCCTGGTGCATAGGGGGCGAGATTAG
- a CDS encoding LysE family translocator, with translation MIPLDVALTFLFASVVLALVPGPDNIFVLTQSALHGRRSGIAVVFGLCTGVIFHSCAVALGVAVIFQTSALAFTVLKFLGAAYLAYLAWLSFRTKGSPLVAGEGLEQDRWKLYRRGILMSITNPKVSIFFLAFLPQFADPARGPVSLAVLLLGALFMCSTVVIFGLIALLAGSLGEYLHRSKNVQVWLHKIAGTVYLGLAVKLALLER, from the coding sequence ATGATTCCCCTTGATGTGGCCCTTACCTTTTTGTTTGCCTCCGTTGTCCTTGCTCTCGTTCCTGGCCCGGATAATATTTTTGTCTTAACCCAGTCAGCCCTGCATGGGAGGAGATCGGGGATAGCGGTTGTCTTTGGCCTCTGTACGGGGGTGATATTCCATAGCTGTGCTGTGGCCCTCGGGGTTGCTGTTATTTTTCAAACTTCTGCCCTGGCCTTTACTGTCCTCAAATTTTTAGGCGCAGCCTATCTGGCCTATCTGGCCTGGCTCTCCTTTCGTACTAAAGGCTCTCCTCTTGTGGCCGGGGAAGGACTGGAACAGGACAGGTGGAAGCTTTACCGTCGTGGTATTCTTATGAGTATTACCAACCCTAAGGTCTCTATTTTTTTTCTGGCCTTTTTGCCACAGTTTGCTGATCCTGCCCGTGGCCCGGTTTCCCTTGCAGTATTGCTGTTGGGTGCTCTCTTTATGTGTTCCACCGTTGTGATCTTTGGTCTTATCGCCTTGCTGGCAGGTAGTCTTGGTGAGTATTTGCATCGTTCTAAGAATGTGCAGGTTTGGCTCCATAAAATTGCCGGTACCGTTTATCTGGGACTTGCGGTAAAGTTAGCCCTGCTGGAGAGGTAG
- a CDS encoding ion transporter gives MEKFVEIRIQLRDILENSTTRMSKIIYWVIHCLIITALVSFTVHTLPELSPTAKQILYLVDLACLCLFSVEYLLRLFAAENRFRFVCSFFGIVDLLAILPYFLTLGLFDMRVLRLLRLLQLFKVARYNKVFKRYYRACLLLRVDLAFFLAVALITVYLAAVGIYHFENLAQPDKFGSIFQSLWWSVVTLTTVGYGDVFPITTGGKVFTFVLLIIGLGLVSVPAGLVASALGEAREIEKVEEKGKPEYGETHEQ, from the coding sequence ATGGAAAAATTTGTAGAAATTCGTATACAGCTTCGTGATATTTTAGAGAACTCCACGACTCGGATGAGTAAGATTATTTATTGGGTCATACACTGCCTGATTATTACTGCCCTTGTCAGCTTCACCGTTCATACCCTGCCCGAGCTGTCGCCTACGGCAAAGCAGATTTTATACCTTGTCGATCTGGCCTGTCTCTGTCTTTTTTCTGTAGAGTATCTCCTGCGCCTCTTTGCGGCTGAAAATCGATTTCGATTTGTCTGCTCATTTTTTGGCATCGTTGATCTCCTGGCTATTCTTCCCTACTTCCTCACCCTTGGTCTGTTTGACATGCGGGTATTGCGTCTCCTTCGACTCTTGCAACTGTTTAAGGTAGCCCGCTATAATAAAGTTTTTAAGAGGTACTATCGTGCCTGTCTGCTCTTGAGGGTGGATCTTGCCTTTTTTCTTGCCGTTGCCCTGATAACTGTTTATTTGGCGGCCGTGGGGATTTATCATTTTGAAAACCTTGCCCAGCCGGATAAGTTCGGCTCCATTTTTCAGAGCCTTTGGTGGTCGGTAGTGACCCTCACCACCGTGGGTTATGGGGACGTCTTTCCCATAACAACTGGTGGTAAGGTTTTTACCTTCGTCCTCCTGATCATTGGCCTGGGGCTTGTTTCTGTACCTGCAGGTTTGGTGGCTTCAGCACTTGGCGAGGCCCGAGAAATAGAGAAGGTAGAAGAGAAGGGCAAACCGGAGTATGGAGAGACCCACGAGCAATAG
- a CDS encoding CBS domain-containing protein — protein MYIGHIMHTDLVTISPTTNLVTARKIMDSKSFDHLLVVNNRGVLEGILSDKDLKQNWASPATTLSVYELTSLLEQVQVKSIMVKTVLTITVSTTVERAAYIMQQNNISALPVLDNNRLAGIITSTDVMGVLLTAIGMDEQSARLSVYVKDNIGAFAEIVQALKEEQINLQSIFSCPAHKYPGIQQLIFRIATCDVARATRALEERKFKIVNEYVEDIRPFIPE, from the coding sequence ATGTATATTGGCCACATCATGCATACGGACCTTGTCACCATCTCCCCCACAACAAATCTTGTCACAGCACGCAAAATTATGGACAGCAAATCCTTTGATCATCTCTTGGTGGTCAATAACAGGGGTGTTTTAGAGGGAATCCTCTCCGACAAAGACCTCAAGCAAAACTGGGCCTCCCCGGCAACCACCCTCAGCGTCTATGAGCTCACCTCCCTATTGGAACAGGTACAGGTAAAATCCATCATGGTCAAAACTGTACTGACCATCACCGTCTCAACCACGGTGGAAAGGGCTGCATACATCATGCAACAAAATAATATCAGCGCCCTGCCTGTCCTTGACAACAACAGACTGGCAGGAATTATCACCTCTACCGATGTAATGGGGGTGCTCCTCACTGCCATTGGCATGGACGAACAATCAGCAAGACTTTCGGTCTATGTTAAGGACAACATCGGTGCCTTTGCTGAAATTGTCCAAGCCCTGAAAGAAGAACAAATTAACCTTCAATCAATATTCAGTTGCCCGGCACACAAGTATCCAGGAATACAGCAGCTTATCTTTCGAATAGCCACCTGTGACGTTGCTCGAGCCACGAGGGCCTTAGAAGAGAGAAAATTCAAGATCGTCAATGAATACGTCGAGGATATCAGGCCCTTTATCCCGGAATAA
- the iorA gene encoding indolepyruvate ferredoxin oxidoreductase subunit alpha, which yields MLWMSGNEAIALGAYEAGVKVASGYPGTPSTEIMENLSTYDSVYTEWAPNEKVGLEVAIGACFAGARSLATMKHVGVNVAADPLLTVAYTGVRGGLVVVSADDPEMHSSQNEQDNRNFALHAKIPCIEPSEPAEAKAMMRLAYELSEDLDTPIMFRITTRVAHVKGVVERGTRLEGPVACGLEKVPSKMVMLPGLAKKRRVFVEERMDRCKTIAETADFNRIEEGSTKRGFITAGVAYLYVKEAFPQDSVLKLGMTWPLPEKKIREFAASVDELYVVEELDPFLETQIKAMGISCHGKDLIPNQGELNTAIVRKAITGLTDLELFEAVDLPMRPPNMCAGCPHRGIFFNLSRMNVFVSGDIGCYTLGFLPPLSAMDACVCMGASVPMAHGMAKALGEGSHDKVVSVIGDSTFIHSGITGLINTVYNNSASTLIILDNRITAMTGQQQNPATGYNIKGEAANALDLEALCRAVGVKHVYTVDPHDIIKTREVMKEAVALDEPSVVISRAPCVLIPEMKSRKTVSYFTNLDNCVGCMACVRLGCPAISWEPFAEGEAEERGYPAKQKGIARIAEVQCNDCGQCASLCKFDAITRGEE from the coding sequence ATGCTTTGGATGTCAGGTAATGAGGCTATCGCCCTTGGAGCCTACGAGGCAGGCGTGAAGGTGGCCTCAGGTTATCCCGGGACACCTTCAACGGAAATTATGGAGAATTTGTCCACCTATGACTCGGTTTATACCGAGTGGGCGCCCAATGAAAAGGTAGGTCTTGAGGTTGCCATTGGTGCCTGCTTTGCCGGAGCTCGGAGTCTGGCGACCATGAAGCATGTCGGGGTGAATGTGGCAGCAGATCCACTGCTTACCGTTGCTTACACGGGTGTTCGTGGTGGCTTGGTGGTGGTCAGTGCCGATGATCCTGAGATGCATTCCTCGCAGAATGAGCAGGATAATAGAAACTTTGCCCTTCATGCTAAGATACCCTGTATAGAACCCTCCGAACCTGCCGAGGCAAAGGCCATGATGAGGCTTGCCTACGAGTTGAGTGAAGATCTTGATACTCCCATTATGTTTCGCATTACTACCAGGGTCGCCCATGTGAAGGGTGTGGTCGAGAGGGGAACTCGGCTAGAGGGGCCTGTTGCCTGTGGCCTTGAAAAGGTGCCGAGCAAGATGGTTATGCTTCCCGGTCTGGCCAAAAAACGTCGTGTCTTTGTTGAAGAGAGGATGGACCGTTGTAAGACCATTGCCGAGACGGCTGATTTTAACCGGATAGAAGAGGGTAGTACTAAACGTGGATTTATTACTGCGGGTGTTGCCTATCTCTATGTTAAGGAGGCCTTTCCACAGGACTCTGTGCTTAAATTGGGGATGACCTGGCCTCTTCCGGAGAAGAAGATCCGTGAGTTTGCCGCTTCGGTTGATGAACTTTATGTGGTGGAAGAGCTTGACCCATTTTTGGAAACGCAGATCAAGGCCATGGGGATCAGCTGTCACGGTAAGGATCTTATTCCTAATCAGGGTGAGCTCAATACGGCCATTGTCCGTAAGGCGATCACCGGTTTAACGGATCTTGAGCTTTTTGAAGCTGTCGATCTGCCCATGCGCCCGCCTAATATGTGTGCCGGCTGTCCGCACCGTGGCATTTTCTTTAACCTGTCGCGGATGAATGTCTTTGTCTCGGGCGATATTGGTTGTTACACCCTGGGATTTTTACCACCGCTCTCGGCGATGGATGCCTGTGTTTGTATGGGCGCATCGGTACCCATGGCTCACGGTATGGCCAAGGCCCTTGGTGAGGGGAGCCATGATAAGGTTGTTTCGGTGATCGGTGATTCCACCTTTATCCATTCAGGCATAACTGGCCTTATTAACACGGTATATAATAACTCTGCCTCAACCCTTATTATTCTTGATAACCGCATTACGGCAATGACGGGTCAGCAGCAGAATCCTGCCACCGGTTATAATATCAAGGGTGAGGCGGCCAACGCTCTGGATCTTGAGGCGCTCTGTCGAGCCGTCGGGGTAAAGCATGTTTATACCGTTGACCCCCATGATATTATTAAAACACGTGAGGTGATGAAGGAGGCAGTTGCTCTTGATGAACCTTCGGTGGTTATTTCCCGGGCACCCTGTGTCCTCATACCGGAAATGAAGAGCCGTAAGACTGTTTCCTATTTTACAAATCTGGATAACTGTGTTGGTTGCATGGCCTGTGTTCGACTTGGCTGTCCGGCAATTAGTTGGGAACCATTTGCCGAAGGTGAGGCGGAAGAGCGTGGTTACCCTGCAAAGCAAAAAGGAATCGCTAGGATTGCAGAGGTGCAGTGTAATGACTGTGGGCAGTGTGCCTCACTCTGTAAGTTTGATGCTATTACCAGAGGAGAGGAATAA
- a CDS encoding indolepyruvate oxidoreductase subunit beta, producing METTGNILFSGVGGQGILLASEITAMSLLAAGYDAKKSEVHGMAQRGGSVVAELRYGKKVYSPLIEPGCVDIQVAFETLEAVRYLPYLHKGSQVVVNTQRILPPSVATGLATYPEGILDELRNRGINVLEVDAFELAQGVGEIRTANVVLVGAMSKFLPVDEAVFAEVIARRVPPKFRDVNMQAFQAGRRSCE from the coding sequence ATGGAAACAACAGGTAATATTCTCTTTTCAGGGGTTGGTGGACAGGGAATTCTTTTGGCCTCAGAGATTACAGCCATGTCCCTCCTTGCTGCGGGATATGATGCGAAAAAAAGTGAAGTTCACGGTATGGCTCAGCGTGGAGGTTCGGTGGTCGCTGAATTGCGCTATGGAAAGAAGGTCTACTCTCCCCTGATTGAACCGGGCTGTGTTGATATTCAGGTAGCCTTTGAAACCCTGGAGGCGGTGCGATATCTGCCCTATCTGCATAAGGGCTCTCAGGTTGTGGTAAATACCCAGAGAATACTTCCTCCCTCCGTGGCAACGGGGCTTGCCACCTATCCGGAAGGGATTTTGGATGAGCTACGTAATCGTGGCATAAATGTGCTAGAGGTCGATGCCTTCGAGCTTGCCCAGGGGGTGGGCGAGATACGCACTGCAAATGTGGTACTGGTGGGGGCAATGTCAAAATTCTTGCCCGTTGATGAGGCTGTTTTTGCAGAGGTTATTGCCCGGCGTGTTCCGCCTAAGTTCAGGGATGTTAATATGCAGGCCTTTCAGGCTGGTCGAAGGAGCTGTGAATAG
- a CDS encoding phenylacetate--CoA ligase family protein, producing MDIVQGDMMSVKYWDEEIETLPREGLESIQLSRLKKLVARMYKTVVPYREKMEAAGVTPSDIKSLADLAKLPFTVKDDLRDNYPFGLFAVPMDEVVRVHASSGTTGKPTVVGYTQDDIVLWSNVMARALTCAGASKKDMIHNSYGYGLFTGGLGAHYGIERLGATVIPVSGGNTKRQITVMKDFGATVLLATPSYALNLAETMDAMGVDPATMPLRIGVFGAEPWSENMREEVEAKLNIKAVDIYGLSEVMGPGVAMECLQSERGMHISEDHFLPEIIDPVTGEVLPPGSEGELVFTTLTKEAFPIIRYRTRDISRLYYEKCACGRTLVRMEKVLGRTDDMLIIRGVNVFPSQVEHVLMSVDGVEPHYQIVVDRIGNLDTMSVQVEVSEDIFSDEIRKLEKLTQFIQREIKDLLGVSCKVQLVESKTIQRSEGKAKRVIDNRKI from the coding sequence ATGGATATTGTTCAAGGAGATATGATGTCAGTAAAATATTGGGATGAAGAGATAGAAACACTTCCTCGTGAAGGTCTGGAGTCAATCCAGCTGAGCCGACTGAAGAAGTTGGTGGCGCGGATGTATAAGACAGTTGTCCCCTACCGGGAGAAGATGGAGGCGGCTGGGGTAACTCCTTCTGATATAAAGAGTCTTGCCGATCTTGCCAAACTGCCCTTTACCGTAAAGGACGATCTGCGCGACAACTATCCCTTTGGTCTTTTTGCCGTTCCCATGGATGAGGTAGTACGCGTTCATGCCTCATCGGGTACCACCGGAAAACCAACGGTTGTGGGCTATACTCAAGATGATATCGTTCTCTGGTCCAATGTCATGGCCCGGGCCCTCACCTGTGCTGGTGCCTCAAAAAAGGATATGATCCACAATTCCTACGGTTATGGACTCTTTACCGGTGGTTTGGGTGCTCATTATGGAATCGAGCGACTTGGGGCAACGGTAATTCCTGTTTCCGGTGGTAATACCAAACGCCAGATCACCGTTATGAAGGATTTTGGGGCAACCGTGCTTCTGGCAACACCTTCCTATGCCCTTAATCTTGCAGAGACCATGGACGCCATGGGGGTTGATCCTGCAACCATGCCTCTGCGTATAGGTGTCTTCGGGGCTGAGCCTTGGAGCGAGAATATGCGTGAAGAGGTTGAGGCTAAGCTCAATATAAAGGCAGTGGATATTTATGGACTCTCGGAGGTCATGGGACCTGGAGTTGCCATGGAGTGTTTACAGAGTGAGCGTGGCATGCATATCTCCGAGGATCATTTTTTACCCGAAATCATCGATCCGGTAACTGGCGAAGTGCTTCCTCCTGGCTCCGAGGGTGAGTTGGTTTTTACCACCCTTACTAAGGAAGCCTTTCCGATTATTCGTTATCGGACCAGGGATATTTCCCGTCTCTACTATGAGAAATGTGCCTGCGGCAGAACCCTGGTGCGTATGGAGAAGGTGTTGGGCAGAACCGATGATATGCTCATCATTCGTGGGGTCAATGTCTTCCCTTCTCAAGTAGAACATGTACTTATGAGTGTTGATGGTGTTGAACCTCACTATCAAATCGTGGTTGACCGCATTGGAAATCTTGATACCATGTCAGTACAGGTAGAGGTCAGCGAGGATATTTTCTCCGATGAAATAAGAAAGCTTGAAAAGCTGACTCAGTTCATTCAAAGAGAAATTAAAGACCTCCTCGGTGTATCCTGTAAGGTGCAGCTCGTGGAGTCCAAGACCATTCAGCGATCTGAAGGCAAGGCAAAGCGAGTCATTGATAATCGTAAAATTTGA
- a CDS encoding ACT domain-containing protein codes for MEVEQLAVFLENKSGRLAEITSIIAIEGVNIRALSVADTADFGILRLIVDDVEKTQKALKANGFTVGKTNVLAVEVEDKTGGLANVLKVIHEVDLNVEYMYAFVNKTGENAVLIFRFEDMEKALVALQERNFTLLTGEQICAL; via the coding sequence ATGGAGGTAGAACAACTGGCAGTTTTTTTGGAAAATAAGTCGGGAAGGCTTGCTGAAATAACTTCAATTATTGCTATAGAGGGAGTGAATATCAGGGCCCTCTCTGTTGCAGATACCGCAGATTTTGGCATCCTGCGTCTTATCGTAGATGATGTGGAGAAGACCCAGAAGGCTCTGAAGGCAAATGGCTTTACCGTGGGCAAGACCAATGTTCTTGCCGTTGAGGTTGAGGATAAGACGGGTGGACTGGCAAATGTCCTCAAGGTTATCCATGAGGTTGATTTAAACGTTGAATATATGTACGCCTTTGTCAATAAAACAGGGGAAAATGCTGTCCTGATCTTTCGTTTTGAAGATATGGAAAAGGCCCTTGTTGCCCTGCAGGAGAGAAATTTTACCCTGCTGACAGGAGAGCAGATTTGCGCCCTGTAG
- a CDS encoding branched-chain amino acid ABC transporter permease yields the protein MSSQLFVQYLLAGITYGSMYAIVAIGFNIIYNTTGIINFAQGEFVMLGGMLSISLLQFMPLPLAIGLAVVLTMAVGGLVEILFIRWLKNPGVLRMIVITVGLSILLREIALHIWGEGVYSLPYFYGNEISTVVILGARVSPQILWVIGVCLLLVVLLHLFFKTSPMGREMRACAVNKKAALLCGINARNMVTFSFMLSAGIGALAGAVMSPITYTQYDSGAALAIKGFTVAILGGLGNLFGAVAAGILLGVLEAFSVSVLPLAFQDAIAISLLLVILCVRPHGLFGSATAAGLKDF from the coding sequence ATGAGTAGCCAGTTATTTGTCCAGTATTTACTTGCCGGTATTACCTATGGTTCCATGTATGCCATTGTCGCCATAGGCTTTAATATTATTTATAATACCACAGGGATTATAAATTTTGCTCAGGGGGAGTTTGTCATGCTGGGGGGGATGCTCTCCATCTCTCTCTTGCAGTTTATGCCCCTGCCTTTGGCCATTGGCCTGGCAGTGGTGCTGACCATGGCTGTCGGCGGTCTGGTGGAGATACTGTTTATCCGTTGGTTAAAAAATCCCGGTGTACTGCGCATGATTGTGATCACCGTTGGCCTCTCTATTCTCCTGCGGGAAATCGCCCTCCATATTTGGGGTGAGGGTGTTTATTCACTGCCCTATTTTTATGGTAATGAGATCAGCACGGTGGTTATTTTGGGGGCACGGGTATCACCACAGATTTTATGGGTCATAGGTGTCTGTCTCCTTCTTGTTGTCCTGCTTCATCTTTTTTTCAAGACTTCCCCCATGGGGCGGGAGATGCGTGCCTGTGCGGTCAATAAAAAGGCTGCCCTACTCTGCGGGATCAATGCCCGTAATATGGTCACCTTCTCCTTTATGCTCAGTGCCGGTATTGGTGCCCTGGCCGGTGCGGTTATGTCACCTATTACCTATACTCAGTATGATTCGGGCGCCGCCCTTGCCATTAAGGGTTTTACCGTGGCTATTCTTGGTGGTCTGGGCAATCTCTTTGGTGCCGTGGCGGCGGGAATATTGCTCGGGGTGTTGGAGGCATTTTCGGTCTCTGTTCTACCCCTGGCCTTTCAGGATGCCATCGCCATTAGCCTGCTCCTTGTTATTCTCTGTGTGCGTCCCCATGGTCTCTTTGGCTCAGCAACGGCCGCCGGTTTAAAGGATTTTTAG
- a CDS encoding branched-chain amino acid ABC transporter permease, whose amino-acid sequence MKNNISLFLFVIVIVGLHLLTASTGSLYLLTQLTMSAYYSLLAIGLCLLMGHAGQISMGHAGFFAIGGYLSASLTTHNMVSSAETGWVQGLSSLGLLHAGEDMFGDALLVLAPWPACLMAIAVAALVALLLGIPILKLKGHYLAMATLGFGIIVYRLVLATEFFGEADGISDVPAFAILPGLSIVGDLDVRVENYYIAAVILFFGFVLLRNLTRSRVGRALRAIHSAEDAADSMGINVAHYKLITFVLSAVFAAFAGVCLTHYNGGIGPSEAGMMKSVRYVAIVAVGGMANLWGVLTMSMVLNYLSLRGIFGSYDDAVFGTVLVLVMLFAPDGIFSIKLRAGLAQLRAKYGEDLS is encoded by the coding sequence GTGAAAAATAATATCTCCTTGTTTTTGTTTGTGATAGTCATTGTTGGCCTTCATCTTCTTACCGCCAGTACGGGTTCTCTCTACCTACTGACCCAGTTGACCATGTCCGCATATTATTCCCTGCTGGCCATAGGCCTCTGCCTGCTTATGGGCCATGCTGGACAGATATCCATGGGCCATGCCGGTTTCTTTGCCATTGGTGGCTATCTGTCGGCCAGTCTCACCACTCATAATATGGTCTCCTCTGCTGAAACAGGCTGGGTGCAAGGCCTCTCATCTCTCGGCCTTTTACATGCAGGCGAGGATATGTTCGGTGATGCCCTCCTCGTCTTGGCGCCATGGCCTGCCTGCCTAATGGCTATTGCCGTTGCCGCTCTGGTGGCCCTCCTGCTTGGCATTCCCATCTTGAAGCTCAAGGGCCATTATCTTGCCATGGCGACCCTGGGCTTTGGCATTATTGTCTACCGCCTGGTCCTGGCCACGGAATTTTTTGGTGAGGCAGATGGCATTTCCGATGTACCTGCCTTTGCTATCCTGCCTGGCTTGAGCATTGTTGGAGATTTGGATGTGCGGGTGGAAAATTATTATATTGCCGCCGTAATCCTCTTCTTCGGCTTTGTCCTTTTAAGAAATCTGACCAGGTCTCGGGTAGGTAGGGCCTTACGGGCAATACACAGCGCCGAAGATGCGGCCGATTCCATGGGGATAAATGTTGCCCACTATAAGTTGATTACCTTTGTTCTATCCGCCGTTTTTGCCGCCTTTGCCGGTGTTTGTCTGACTCACTATAACGGTGGCATCGGGCCTTCGGAGGCGGGGATGATGAAATCCGTTCGTTATGTGGCCATTGTTGCCGTGGGAGGAATGGCAAATCTCTGGGGAGTGCTGACCATGAGCATGGTGCTGAACTACCTCTCCCTTCGTGGCATCTTTGGCAGTTATGATGATGCCGTTTTTGGCACCGTCCTGGTCTTGGTGATGCTCTTTGCTCCCGATGGAATTTTTAGCATTAAGCTTCGTGCCGGTCTTGCCCAACTCCGGGCGAAATATGGAGAGGATCTCTCATGA
- a CDS encoding ABC transporter ATP-binding protein, translating to MNPLLQIDGLSKAFGGLQALKNVSFAVKRGQIKAVIGPNGAGKSTLFNLISGTLKPSSGSVTFMGRSLLGKKPYQIAELGMARTFQNIKMFSAMTALENVMVGRHIKSRSGFISSLLMSPWATREEGRIRDKSLALLGSLGLGEYAQVPAENLAFGQQRGVELARALALEPEILLLDEPAAGLNIYETAELARMISAIRDMGVTVLLVEHDMSLVMDISDEILVLSFGQKIAEDIPRAIQQNAEVIKIYLGG from the coding sequence ATGAACCCTCTTTTGCAAATAGATGGACTCTCTAAGGCCTTCGGTGGTCTTCAGGCGCTAAAAAATGTCTCCTTTGCAGTGAAGAGAGGGCAGATTAAGGCCGTTATTGGTCCCAATGGAGCAGGGAAGAGTACCCTCTTTAATCTCATCTCAGGAACCCTGAAACCGAGTTCTGGTTCTGTGACCTTTATGGGGAGATCTCTGTTGGGGAAAAAGCCCTACCAGATCGCAGAGCTTGGGATGGCCAGAACCTTCCAGAATATTAAGATGTTCTCCGCTATGACTGCCCTGGAAAATGTGATGGTGGGGCGTCATATCAAGAGCAGATCCGGTTTTATCTCCTCTCTGCTGATGTCGCCTTGGGCGACAAGGGAGGAGGGGCGGATTCGGGATAAATCTCTTGCCCTGCTCGGGAGCCTTGGCCTGGGTGAATATGCTCAGGTTCCTGCGGAAAATCTGGCCTTTGGTCAGCAGCGGGGGGTGGAGCTGGCCCGGGCCCTGGCTCTGGAGCCGGAAATCCTTCTCCTCGATGAACCTGCCGCCGGTCTGAATATTTATGAGACAGCAGAGCTTGCCAGGATGATCTCTGCCATCCGCGATATGGGTGTGACTGTCCTTTTGGTGGAGCACGATATGTCCCTGGTGATGGACATTTCCGATGAAATACTGGTGCTCTCTTTTGGCCAGAAGATTGCTGAAGACATTCCCCGGGCCATTCAGCAAAATGCTGAAGTTATCAAAATTTATCTTGGAGGCTAG
- a CDS encoding ABC transporter ATP-binding protein, whose product MLRIRNLEAGYRNLRVLRSVSMHVNMGEIVAIVGANGAGKTTLLSTISGLVTATGGEIDFLGRPIGDMAADKIPFLGCLMVPEGRQVFASMSVEENLILGGHLIQKEGRKVVQAMMEKQYDLFPILAERRSQYAGTLSGGEQQMLAMARALMGRPTLLMLDEPSTGLAPLIVREIFNIIVRLRDEGNTVLLVEQNAKAALEVADRGYVLETGKVILQGASEDLLQNSDVQRAYLGRERVEAR is encoded by the coding sequence ATGTTACGTATCAGAAACCTTGAGGCGGGCTACCGTAATCTCCGGGTACTTAGAAGTGTCTCCATGCATGTCAACATGGGCGAAATTGTTGCCATTGTTGGGGCCAATGGGGCGGGAAAGACCACCCTTCTTTCAACCATATCTGGTCTCGTCACTGCCACCGGCGGTGAGATTGATTTTCTGGGGCGGCCCATCGGCGATATGGCTGCCGATAAGATTCCCTTTCTGGGTTGTCTCATGGTGCCCGAGGGCCGACAGGTCTTTGCCAGTATGAGCGTGGAAGAGAATCTGATACTTGGTGGTCATCTGATTCAGAAAGAGGGGCGGAAGGTGGTACAGGCGATGATGGAGAAGCAGTATGATCTCTTTCCCATCTTGGCAGAACGGCGTAGTCAGTACGCGGGAACCCTCTCCGGCGGAGAGCAACAGATGCTGGCCATGGCTCGGGCCCTGATGGGGAGGCCCACTCTCCTGATGTTGGATGAACCCTCAACGGGGCTAGCGCCTCTTATTGTCCGGGAAATTTTTAATATTATTGTTCGGCTGCGTGATGAGGGTAATACCGTACTCCTGGTGGAACAAAACGCCAAGGCCGCCTTGGAGGTTGCCGATCGGGGTTATGTCCTTGAAACTGGCAAGGTGATTCTGCAGGGGGCGAGCGAGGATTTACTGCAAAACAGCGATGTACAACGAGCCTATTTGGGACGTGAGAGAGTAGAGGCGAGATGA